In Hemicordylus capensis ecotype Gifberg chromosome 3, rHemCap1.1.pri, whole genome shotgun sequence, one DNA window encodes the following:
- the CHRNA10 gene encoding neuronal acetylcholine receptor subunit alpha-10 isoform X1, producing the protein MLPPPCPRACLLPGAGLALLLLVGLVPLLPGCLGAQGKFAYKLLNDLFANYSNALRPAEDTDRVLNVTLQVTLSQIIDMDERNQILTAYLWIRQVWIDAYLNWDKEVYDGIDTIRIPSSYVWRPDIVLYNNADDQFTGSMETNVVIRYDGQIMWDSPAITKSSCKVDVSYFPFDGQQCRLTFGSWTYNGNQIDILNSMDTGDLTDFVENVEWEVLGMPAKRNVITYGCCSDPYPDITYTLHLKRRASFYIFNLLLPCIMISFLAPLGFYLPADSGEKVSLGVTVLLALTVFQLLVAESMPPSENVPLIGKYYIATMTMITASTALTIFIMNIHHCGPGAKPVPKWAKKFILQYMARIFFVYEVGESCKSPRQEPNPIPRVRVVNGGAANEEPRGQARVCRDVSSPGDGPPPRSPSQGHSSPSEQPDWSGKYVDLEFGGEEGEGLEQPACAKRRCLCHHNSILRNVEYIANCFRDQKAASKRTGEWKKVAKVMDRFFMWVFFAMVFIMSVLIVGKAI; encoded by the exons GCTGCCTGGGGGCTCAAGGCAAGTTTGCCTACAAGCTACTCAATGACTTGTTTGCCAACTACTCCAATGCACTGCGGCCAGCAGAAGACACGGACCGAGTCCTCAACGTCACGCTCCAGGTCACCCTTTCCCAGATCATCGACATG GATGAGAGGAACCAAATCTTGACAGCTTACCTGTGGATCCGGCAGGTGTGGATAGATGCATACCTGAACTGGGACAAGGAGGTTTATGATGGCATCGACACGATCCGGATCCCGAGTAGCTATGTCTGGAGGCCCGACATTGTCCTTTATAACAA TGCTGATGACCAGTTCACGGGCTCCATGGAGACCAACGTAGTGATCCGCTATGATGGCCAAATCATGTGGGACTCCCCGGCCATCACCAAGAGCTCCTGCAAGGTGGATGTGTCCTATTTCCCCTTCGACGGCCAGCAGTGCCGCCTGACCTTCGGCTCCTGGACTTACAACGGCAACCAGATCGACATCCTCAACAGCATGGACACAGGCGACCTCACGGATTTCGTGGAGAATGTGGAGTGGGAGGTTCTGGGCATGCCAGCCAAGAGGAACGTCATTACCTATGGCTGCTGCTCGGATCCATACCCAGACATCACCTACACGCTGCACCTCAAGAGACGAGCCTCTTTCTACATCTTCAACCTCCTTCTCCCCTGCATCATGATCTCCTTCCTCGCCCCACTGGGCTTCTATCTTCCAGCTGACTCTGGAGAGAAGGTCTCCCTGGGAGTAACAGTGCTTCTGGCACTCACCGTCTTCCAGCTGCTGGTGGCTGAGAGCATGCCTCCCTCGGAGAATGTGCCGCTCATTG GGAAGTACTACATTGCCACCATGACCATGATCACGGCCTCTACAGCCTTGACCATCTTCATCATGAACATCCACCACTGTGGGCCTGGGGCCAAGCCGGTACCCAAGTGGGCCAAGAAGTTCATCCTCCAGTACATGGCCCGCATCTTCTTCGTCTACGAGGTGGGGGAGAGCTGCAAGAGCCCCAGGCAGGAACCAAACCCCATCCCCAGGGTTCGGGTGGTGAACGGTGGGGCTGCCAACGAGGAACCCAGAGGCCAGGCCAGGGTCTGCAGGGATGTCTCTTCACCAGGGGACGGGCCACcccctcggtctccatcacagggGCACAGCAGCCCCTCTGAACAGCCGGACTGGAGCGGGAAATACGTGGACCTGGAGTTTGGcggtgaggagggggagggcctGGAGCAGCCCGCCTGTGCCAAGAGACGGTGTCTGTGCCACCACAACAGCATCCTCAGGAACGTGGAGTATATTGCCAACTGCTTCCGCGACCAGAAGGCAGCCTCGAAACGGACTGGGGAGTGGAAGAAAGTGGCCAAGGTGATGGATCGCTTCTTCATGTGGGTCTTCTTCGCCATGGTCTTCATCATGAGCGTGCTGATTGTTGGCAAGGCCATCTGA
- the CHRNA10 gene encoding neuronal acetylcholine receptor subunit alpha-10 isoform X2, with amino-acid sequence METNVVIRYDGQIMWDSPAITKSSCKVDVSYFPFDGQQCRLTFGSWTYNGNQIDILNSMDTGDLTDFVENVEWEVLGMPAKRNVITYGCCSDPYPDITYTLHLKRRASFYIFNLLLPCIMISFLAPLGFYLPADSGEKVSLGVTVLLALTVFQLLVAESMPPSENVPLIGKYYIATMTMITASTALTIFIMNIHHCGPGAKPVPKWAKKFILQYMARIFFVYEVGESCKSPRQEPNPIPRVRVVNGGAANEEPRGQARVCRDVSSPGDGPPPRSPSQGHSSPSEQPDWSGKYVDLEFGGEEGEGLEQPACAKRRCLCHHNSILRNVEYIANCFRDQKAASKRTGEWKKVAKVMDRFFMWVFFAMVFIMSVLIVGKAI; translated from the exons ATGGAGACCAACGTAGTGATCCGCTATGATGGCCAAATCATGTGGGACTCCCCGGCCATCACCAAGAGCTCCTGCAAGGTGGATGTGTCCTATTTCCCCTTCGACGGCCAGCAGTGCCGCCTGACCTTCGGCTCCTGGACTTACAACGGCAACCAGATCGACATCCTCAACAGCATGGACACAGGCGACCTCACGGATTTCGTGGAGAATGTGGAGTGGGAGGTTCTGGGCATGCCAGCCAAGAGGAACGTCATTACCTATGGCTGCTGCTCGGATCCATACCCAGACATCACCTACACGCTGCACCTCAAGAGACGAGCCTCTTTCTACATCTTCAACCTCCTTCTCCCCTGCATCATGATCTCCTTCCTCGCCCCACTGGGCTTCTATCTTCCAGCTGACTCTGGAGAGAAGGTCTCCCTGGGAGTAACAGTGCTTCTGGCACTCACCGTCTTCCAGCTGCTGGTGGCTGAGAGCATGCCTCCCTCGGAGAATGTGCCGCTCATTG GGAAGTACTACATTGCCACCATGACCATGATCACGGCCTCTACAGCCTTGACCATCTTCATCATGAACATCCACCACTGTGGGCCTGGGGCCAAGCCGGTACCCAAGTGGGCCAAGAAGTTCATCCTCCAGTACATGGCCCGCATCTTCTTCGTCTACGAGGTGGGGGAGAGCTGCAAGAGCCCCAGGCAGGAACCAAACCCCATCCCCAGGGTTCGGGTGGTGAACGGTGGGGCTGCCAACGAGGAACCCAGAGGCCAGGCCAGGGTCTGCAGGGATGTCTCTTCACCAGGGGACGGGCCACcccctcggtctccatcacagggGCACAGCAGCCCCTCTGAACAGCCGGACTGGAGCGGGAAATACGTGGACCTGGAGTTTGGcggtgaggagggggagggcctGGAGCAGCCCGCCTGTGCCAAGAGACGGTGTCTGTGCCACCACAACAGCATCCTCAGGAACGTGGAGTATATTGCCAACTGCTTCCGCGACCAGAAGGCAGCCTCGAAACGGACTGGGGAGTGGAAGAAAGTGGCCAAGGTGATGGATCGCTTCTTCATGTGGGTCTTCTTCGCCATGGTCTTCATCATGAGCGTGCTGATTGTTGGCAAGGCCATCTGA